A section of the Leptospira kobayashii genome encodes:
- a CDS encoding metal-sulfur cluster assembly factor — translation MITMPNTSLEWEVYNNIREVEDPEIGITLVELGLIYQITVEEKKAIIVMTYTSMACPAGPQMKQEIEDQALRVDGIDEVVVEVVWNPKWDPREMASEEAKMQMGIYD, via the coding sequence ATGATTACAATGCCGAACACTTCTTTGGAATGGGAAGTTTATAATAACATACGTGAAGTGGAAGATCCTGAAATCGGAATTACTCTGGTGGAACTAGGGCTTATCTATCAAATCACCGTAGAAGAAAAAAAAGCAATCATAGTAATGACTTATACTTCCATGGCATGCCCCGCGGGCCCTCAAATGAAACAGGAAATAGAAGATCAGGCATTACGAGTCGATGGGATTGATGAAGTCGTTGTGGAAGTAGTGTGGAATCCCAAATGGGACCCGAGAGAGATGGCAAGCGAAGAAGCAAAAATGCAGATGGGAATTTACGATTAG
- a CDS encoding iron-sulfur cluster assembly scaffold protein, which produces MLPKDSHIDLFLGWKASGNWILPETYDSILNAKNSMCGDECDLYIERKEDLIRILSLRGESCSICQASMGILFSKQTLWSKDFFLNQLEIRKSTLQDQTLSDRIPVDERRFWELIFTYPNRHRCALLPWVALGKGF; this is translated from the coding sequence GTGTTGCCAAAAGATAGTCATATCGATCTTTTTCTCGGTTGGAAAGCATCCGGCAATTGGATTTTACCTGAAACATACGACTCCATTTTAAATGCAAAAAACTCCATGTGCGGAGATGAATGTGATCTCTACATCGAGAGAAAAGAGGATCTGATTCGAATTTTATCTCTCAGAGGAGAATCCTGCTCTATTTGCCAAGCATCTATGGGAATTTTATTTTCAAAACAAACTCTCTGGTCCAAGGATTTTTTTCTGAACCAACTGGAGATTAGAAAAAGCACACTTCAGGACCAAACACTCTCGGACAGGATTCCCGTTGACGAACGAAGGTTCTGGGAGTTAATATTTACTTATCCGAATAGACATCGTTGTGCTCTTTTGCCTTGGGTTGCCCTTGGCAAGGGTTTTTAG
- a CDS encoding cysteine desulfurase, producing MKLDPYRIKEDFPILSTLTPNGKPLVYLDNGASSQKPKSVIDGTSKYYEEENANIHRGIYHLSQHATELFEKSRIKASHFFGSPCAKSMIFTRGATESINLVAQAWGRANVSEGDEIVLSVQEHHSNLVPWQMLAQEKGAILRFIPIKEDTTYDLSNLDSIINRRTKIVAVSHMSNVTGTIHDVKPIITRAHQVGAKVLLDGAQAASHLKVNLTSLDVDFYAFSAHKMMGPTGVGMLYGREEILEAMPPWLGGGDMIENVDLEISTYANLPAKLEAGTPNIAGVIGFAYALDYLTKLGMENIHEHEMEITEYALTKLNRLGGITIYGTDDLDKRGGVISFTLEGVHPHDVGSILDEEGIAIRVGHHCCQPLMKLWKIPGTCRASFYAYTTKEDVDSLVASLEKVKSIFSRVAKR from the coding sequence ATGAAATTAGATCCTTATCGAATCAAAGAAGATTTTCCCATCCTATCTACGTTGACTCCCAATGGGAAACCTCTTGTGTATTTGGACAATGGCGCATCTTCTCAAAAACCGAAGTCGGTGATCGACGGCACTTCCAAATACTACGAAGAAGAGAATGCAAACATCCACAGAGGGATCTATCATCTCTCCCAGCATGCCACCGAACTATTTGAAAAATCCAGAATCAAAGCATCTCATTTTTTCGGATCCCCTTGTGCCAAATCCATGATCTTCACACGTGGCGCGACTGAGTCCATCAATCTGGTCGCACAAGCCTGGGGAAGAGCCAATGTAAGCGAAGGGGATGAAATTGTACTCAGTGTACAGGAACATCATTCCAATCTGGTTCCATGGCAGATGCTTGCCCAAGAGAAAGGTGCAATTTTACGTTTTATTCCTATCAAAGAAGACACCACTTATGATCTTTCCAACTTGGATTCCATCATAAACCGTAGAACTAAGATCGTTGCAGTATCACATATGTCCAATGTGACCGGAACCATCCATGATGTGAAACCGATCATAACTAGGGCCCACCAAGTGGGTGCTAAAGTGCTTTTGGACGGAGCGCAAGCTGCATCCCATCTGAAGGTGAACTTAACTTCCTTGGATGTTGATTTTTACGCTTTCTCGGCTCATAAGATGATGGGGCCGACGGGAGTAGGAATGCTTTACGGAAGAGAAGAAATTCTGGAAGCTATGCCTCCCTGGCTCGGTGGAGGGGATATGATTGAAAACGTGGATTTGGAAATTTCCACTTATGCAAATCTTCCCGCCAAACTGGAAGCAGGCACACCCAATATCGCGGGTGTGATAGGATTCGCTTATGCATTGGATTATCTCACCAAATTGGGAATGGAAAATATCCATGAACATGAAATGGAAATCACGGAATATGCGCTTACCAAATTAAATCGGTTAGGTGGTATTACCATTTACGGAACGGATGATCTGGACAAAAGAGGAGGAGTGATTTCCTTCACTTTGGAAGGAGTACATCCTCATGACGTGGGTTCGATTTTGGATGAAGAAGGGATTGCCATTCGGGTGGGACATCATTGTTGCCAACCGCTTATGAAACTATGGAAAATTCCAGGAACTTGTAGGGCTTCCTTTTATGCTTATACAACTAAAGAAGATGTTGATTCTTTGGTTGCGAGTTTGGAGAAAGTGAAGTCCATATTTTCCCGTGTTGCCAAAAGATAG
- a CDS encoding Rieske (2Fe-2S) protein, whose protein sequence is MAFQKLAKLHEIKEGEMKVVSTRYTRVALTKIGETYLAFEDLCTHDGEEISCGKLVGEVITCPRHFAKFNIRTGEVVSLPATENLPVFKTKLNGDDLEVDLED, encoded by the coding sequence ATGGCATTTCAAAAGCTGGCAAAACTCCATGAGATCAAAGAAGGGGAAATGAAAGTGGTGAGCACTCGTTATACGAGAGTTGCACTCACTAAAATAGGCGAAACCTATCTTGCTTTCGAAGATCTTTGCACTCACGACGGTGAAGAGATCTCTTGTGGAAAACTGGTAGGCGAAGTGATCACATGCCCCCGTCATTTTGCAAAATTCAATATCAGAACGGGAGAAGTGGTTTCTTTGCCTGCCACGGAAAATCTCCCCGTGTTCAAAACCAAATTGAACGGTGATGATCTGGAAGTGGATTTGGAGGATTAG
- a CDS encoding SufD family Fe-S cluster assembly protein: MAISLAKYPGNNLISANLLAEFKSKVGKSLENTIPPGPHDESWRKFPLGQFNLSDFNSSFAEGEFINIHSNLSRTEWTEENTSKVSQVLEELLKQANGNYFALFSLFHAKEYYYFEVDENRADILDWGFHSEETLSVSSVFLVRVGKNTSSKIKEGYKTISKTGNLHLFGSVSFYWLEESSDLKLQIREDYDSDLYHFRSVFSHQERDSKLNLSALPLGGFRGKTFYFPRLAGTGSEANISGLTALGKREFNDVEILVTHLADHTNSKLIYKTIVADKSHHIFTGNLHIPANLKKVTAHQESHNLSMSKKARAEAIPKLEVFAEDVSCTHGATVGDIDEEQLFYLLSRGLNSNEAKHLLVSAFYNEMISKIAFSEEDAAVLSVLIQEKILAGGD; encoded by the coding sequence TTGGCTATCTCCCTGGCAAAATACCCTGGAAATAATTTGATCTCCGCAAACCTACTTGCCGAGTTCAAATCCAAAGTGGGAAAGTCACTAGAGAATACCATACCTCCCGGGCCTCATGATGAGTCTTGGCGCAAATTCCCTTTAGGTCAGTTCAACCTTTCCGACTTCAATTCTTCTTTTGCCGAAGGAGAATTCATAAATATACATTCCAATCTCAGCCGTACGGAATGGACGGAAGAGAACACTTCCAAAGTTTCGCAGGTTTTGGAAGAACTATTGAAACAAGCGAATGGAAATTATTTCGCACTCTTCAGTCTCTTTCATGCAAAAGAATATTATTATTTTGAAGTAGATGAAAACCGGGCGGATATTTTGGATTGGGGGTTTCATTCGGAAGAGACCCTTTCCGTTTCTTCCGTGTTTTTGGTGAGGGTGGGAAAAAACACTTCATCTAAAATCAAAGAAGGTTATAAAACGATTTCCAAAACGGGAAACTTACATCTGTTTGGCTCCGTTAGTTTTTATTGGTTGGAGGAATCTTCCGATTTGAAATTACAAATCAGAGAAGATTACGATTCCGATCTTTATCATTTTCGATCCGTATTTTCGCATCAGGAAAGAGATTCCAAATTGAATTTATCCGCTTTGCCATTGGGAGGGTTTCGGGGAAAAACATTCTATTTTCCCAGGCTTGCTGGAACCGGTTCCGAGGCAAATATCTCCGGACTCACTGCGCTTGGCAAACGGGAGTTTAACGATGTGGAAATACTTGTGACTCATCTGGCCGACCATACAAATAGCAAACTGATTTATAAAACCATTGTCGCAGACAAGTCCCATCATATTTTTACAGGCAATCTGCATATCCCCGCGAACTTGAAAAAAGTCACCGCTCATCAGGAATCCCATAACCTTTCCATGAGTAAAAAAGCGAGAGCTGAGGCGATCCCCAAATTGGAAGTTTTTGCAGAAGATGTTTCCTGTACCCACGGAGCTACCGTCGGGGATATTGACGAAGAACAATTATTCTACCTTCTTTCCCGCGGACTCAATTCCAATGAGGCGAAACATCTACTCGTGTCCGCTTTTTATAATGAAATGATTTCGAAAATCGCATTTTCCGAAGAAGACGCGGCAGTTCTCTCCGTTCTTATTCAGGAAAAGATTTTGGCGGGAGGTGATTGA
- the sufC gene encoding Fe-S cluster assembly ATPase SufC, producing MSFILEIRDLRAAVGDKEILKGVNLNIGPGQVHAIMGPNGSGKSTLSNIILGHPKYRILSGDILFKGQSILSMPTDERARLGIFLSFQYPTALPGVSIGNFLKSILKAHRGKDIPVREFKSELKSAMSLLEVPDSFIARYVNDGFSGGEKKRAEILQMSLLKPTLAILDETDSGLDIDALRIVSEGIMANRSSERSVLLITHYQRMLNYVIPDFVHVFADGRILETGGKELSLKLEEKGYDWILEREGVK from the coding sequence TTGTCCTTCATTCTAGAAATCCGCGACCTACGTGCCGCCGTCGGAGATAAAGAGATACTGAAAGGGGTCAATCTAAACATTGGTCCGGGGCAAGTGCATGCCATCATGGGACCAAATGGTTCTGGCAAAAGCACATTATCAAATATCATACTCGGCCACCCGAAATATAGGATACTTTCCGGAGACATTTTATTCAAAGGTCAGTCCATACTCTCGATGCCCACAGACGAAAGGGCAAGACTCGGTATCTTTTTATCCTTTCAATACCCGACCGCATTACCAGGTGTTAGTATTGGAAATTTTCTGAAATCCATTTTGAAAGCCCATCGGGGAAAAGACATTCCCGTGCGGGAGTTTAAGTCGGAACTGAAGAGTGCCATGTCTCTTCTGGAAGTGCCTGATTCGTTTATTGCCCGTTATGTGAACGACGGTTTTTCCGGTGGTGAAAAAAAACGAGCCGAAATTTTACAGATGAGCCTTCTCAAACCCACTTTGGCAATCCTGGATGAAACCGATTCCGGTTTGGATATTGATGCTCTTAGAATCGTTTCCGAAGGAATCATGGCAAACCGTTCCAGCGAACGTTCCGTCCTTCTCATTACCCATTACCAAAGAATGTTGAATTATGTGATCCCTGATTTTGTACATGTTTTTGCAGACGGAAGAATTTTGGAAACCGGAGGCAAAGAACTTTCTTTGAAATTGGAAGAAAAAGGTTATGATTGGATTTTGGAAAGAGAAGGAGTAAAGTAA